A stretch of DNA from Allomeiothermus silvanus DSM 9946:
CACTGAGCATCTGGGGGAGCCCAGAGTACAACGAAACGCTCTACCTCGAAGACGCCACGGTGAACGGATTGATGGGTCGAATGATGGCCCGCCAGGATCTGCCGCTAGGTTTAGACGACTTACAACGCTATGACGACCGCAAAGTAGGGGAACTGGTGCACTTGCTTTCTGGAGGCGCCGAAAAAGCCCGGCTTAAGCGCGATGGCAGCGAGCGCCCGGCCCGGCGATGGCGAGGGGTGGCCTTGCTCACTGGAGAGGTGAGCGCATTGCGGGAGACATTGGGTTCAGGGGCGGTGAACCGGATGGTGGAGCTCGATGACTACCCTCTGGGGGTGGGCAAAGGACCGGAGGGGGCCGAACGTTCCCGAATCCTGCGCGAAGCGGCTCAGCATTGGGGGCAGGCACGCACCCCGCTGGTCGAGTTGTACGCCGACCTCAACGTGCGGGAGGTAATCGATGCCTTAGGCCGATTGGCCTTGGAGGCCGGCGCCCCGGCAGATATGACCGACCTGTGCGGGTTGGTGGGGCTAGGGGTACAAATCCTTCAAGTACTTGGAGGGTGGGAGGGGGAGAGCCAGGATGAAGCGGCCGTGACCTACTTAGCCCGCAACCTGGTGGAGCTGCGCGAGCGGCACGGCAGCCTGGCAGGGCGGGCGATGGAGGCGCTGCGCGACTTCCTGCGCAGTTATGCCGGAGCGGGCGATCAGCCGACCGATGAGATCCGGGTACGGGAGGAGCTACAGGCGTTTTACAAGGGGGGGAGCTGGTTCATCAACCCTAACGGGCAGGAGGTGGAGCGGGTCATGCGGCGGTATGGAGGGTTGGAAGTGCATCTGCCGGAGTGGGCTCGAGCTGGGTGGATTGAGGTGGAGCAGGTAGAGGGGAAACGGCGCTATAAACCGTTGGTTCGGTACAAGGGAGAGCGATATCGTTGGGTGGCCGTTCCTTTACTTGATCACGCGGAGGATGCTGATGATTGCTAAAACGTCACCACGTGGTGACGTTGTGGTGACGCTAGTGGTGACGGTTGTTTTTTTGTGTAGGACGAATAAAACACAATGTGTCACCACCGTCACCACTCTTTATTTCATTTCTATACGCGCGCGTTTTTTTGTACCAGGGGGACCCCCCTACTTAATTAAGTACTTAAGTACCCGGTTAGTAGGGGGGGCAAAAATTTTTGCCAAATTTTCTTCTATAAACTGCTTGTTTTAGTGGTGACAGTGGTGACGTTGGGGGATTTCCCCGTACAGAACGATAAAAAAGCGTCACCACTAGCGTCACCACAGTGGCACCACCGCAGTGACGGGGGGATGTATGACTGAACCCACCCTCCTCCTCCGCATTGCCCGGTTCTGGGGTGTCTCCCTTGCTGACCTATGCCGCCAGTTGCAACCAGAACCGCCGTTGCGCCGGATGGTTGGAACGCTATGCCAGGACTGTTTGAACGGTTTGGAAAGCCACGGCCTCCGCCCTCCGATACATTTGCTCAAAGAACTGCGGACCAATCCCCAGAAAAAGCGCTACGCGCTCTTGCTTGGCTGGTTAGAGCAGTATCGGCGTTGGTGTGAGCTGAGTAAGACTCCCTGGACAGAACGCGGGGCCGTCCATCAAGAAAACCAGGCAGCCCGGGAAGACCTGGGCTGGCAGATTTACCTGGTGGAGTCGCTAATTCAGGAAACTCCCTACCCAAACACTGTCTCTAACTGGATAGAAACGCTCATCGGCCTAGAAAAGGAGGAACCTATGCCCATTCAAGGAAAAGTCGCAAACACCAGCTCGCGCCTGCACGACCTGGCTGAGATCGAGCAGGCCATTCACGAACTGCCCGGCCAGGTAGAACCTTGGGACGCTGACCACAAAATGCTCTACACGTTGTTGCTGGACATCCGCTGCGCCCTGCAGACCTACGGTCCCCGGCACGATCCCACCAGCCTTGAGCAAGATCCCGTCGAAGCGCTCCCTGATTATCTGGAGATGTACCGGGAGTATTTGAGTAACTTGAAAGATTCAGACGGAGCTCGAACTGACGACGAGATGCGATATGGGGCTCGGCTGGCCTGGCGAATCTGGCAGATGCTCGAGCGCCAAGGGGCTACCTACGAAGATTTAGCAAAGCGAGTGGCACTATTATCTGACCCTTCCGCGGCCTAGCCGCGAGGTACCGCCATGCTGAAGGTCCGACCCCTGAAAGCGACAAAGGACACGGGAGTAGCTAGCCCCTGGGGAGCGGCGGGGGCGACTATGAGGAGGGATTGATTGCGCTATACTGAATCCATACACCCCGCTCGAGGGGAAACGGCAGGAGGAGCTGCCATCCCCGAGGGCGTGTTGCTCATCCCTGGTAGACCCCAATCCAAGCTCGGCACCCCCGAGTTCGAGCGCTGGCGTATGCACGCCAGCCGGGCTGTGCTCGACCAAATCGACAACCCGCCTCTAATCCCGTCAAGTTTTCTCGAGCTGGCCCTCGACTTCTACTACCCCTTTGAGCAGCCCAGCTACACTGCTGACGACCTGGCCGAGCACCGCATCCCCCGCATCACCGCGGCAGCTGAGCCGGTGCTGATCGCCCTGGTCGGGCTATTGTTCCAGCGTCGAGGGCAGATCAGTAGCCTGAGCGTCACGCGGATTGTGCGTCCTGCTAGCGCCCTCGAGGCGGAGTGGGGCGAGGCTTGGCGTAGGGGTGGGGTGCGGGTGCGGTATTGCGCGGAGGATGAGGGGCCGTGAGCAAGGAACCGCACCGTCCGACTCTTAAAAACCCACGGAGCCGACGCGGGGTGCCTCCTAGCGAGGAACAATGGGAAGTTTTCCTGGAGGAGCTGCGCCAGCACGCCACTGTCAAACGGGCAGCCAAAGCGGCTAAGATCCACCACTCCACGGTGTACGAACGTCTGGCTAAAGATGAGGTTTTCCGCCGTGTGGTTGAAGAGGCCCTCGAGGTCGGCGCGGTTGCGCTCGAGCAAGAGGCCATCCGCCGCGCGGTCGAGGGAGTCAAGGAGCCCGTTTTTTATCAAGGGCAAAAGGTTGACACGGTAACCCGCTACTCCGATACTTTATTGATTTTCCTGCTCAAGGGGCTCAAACCCGAGCGTTACAAAGATCGGCACGAGCACACCGGCCCCGGTGGCGGCCCGATTCAGGTGATCAGCATCGAGGTGGTGCCCCCCGATGACGCTTGATCGCGATTTGACCACTGTGACCCCGCAGGGCAAGCTGCGCTTCAACCTGCACCGCGGCCAGTGGAAAGCTTGGCAAAGCTCAAAGCGCTTTGTGCTGGTGCTAGCGGGTACCCAAGGCGGCAAAACCAGTTTTGGCCCGCTTTGGTTGTACCGCGAGATCCAGCGCAAGGGGCCGGGGGATTATATCGTGGCGACTCCGACTTTTCCCCTACTCGAGCTAAAGCTGCTGCCGGAGTTTCGCAAGCTTTTCGAGCAGCACCTATTGCTAGGTCGCTACGTCGGATCACCCAGCAAAAAATTTGTCTTCAGCCCGGAGGGCTTCGAGCGCACGTTTGGGCGTAGGCCAGGGCCGGACGACGCGCCGGTGCAGGTGTTTTTTGGCCATGCCCAGGACCCTGACTCGCTCGAGTCTGCCACCGCCAAAGCCGCGTGGCTCGACGAGGCGGGGCAAAAAAAGTTTCGGCGCGACTCCTGGCAGGCCATTCTGCGCCGCCTTTCCATTCACCAAGGCCGGGTGCTCATCACCACCACGCCCTACTATTTGGGCTGGCTTAAGGCCGATTTACACGACCCCGCCCGGCAAGGCCACCCTGACATCGAGCTGGTCAATTTCAAATCGGTGGACAATCCCAATTTTCCTCGAGCCGAGTACGAGCGCGCTCGGGCTACCTTGCCGCGCTGGAAGTTCGATATGTTCTATAACGGGCTCTTCACCCGGCCAGCAGGCCAGATCTATGACTGCTTCGACCCCGAGGTGCACGTTCGGCCAGCCTTCAATGTCCCCGAGGACTGGCCGCGCTTCATAGGCCTGGACTTTGGCGGGGTTAACACCGCGGCGGTCAAGCTCGCCAAAAACCCGGCGTCCGAAGAATATTTTGTTTATGCCGAGTACAAAGCCGGCGGGCGTACAGCCCGGGAGCACGCTGAGGTTTTGCTGAAGGGCGAGCCCCGGGCGCCCCACGCGGTGGGCGGGGCCAAGTCGGAGGGGAACTGGAGGCTCGAGTTTGCCGCGGCGGGCCTGGGTGTGGCCGCCCCGCCGGTGGCGGATGTCGAGGTGGGTATTAACCGGGTATACGGGCTGCTCAAGAGTGGGCGGTTGTACGTCATGGATAGCTGCCCCGACCTCATCGACGAGATCATCAGCTACAGCCGGGTACTCGACGAGAACGACGAGCCTACCGAGCAAATCGAGGACAAAGAGACCTATCACCGCGCCGATGCCCTGCGCTACATCGCCACTTATCTCGCGCGCGGCATCAATGACTGGCAAGTGAAAGGAGAGCACGCCGGATGAGCCAACGTTTTGACGTGACCGGTCAGAGTGTCGGGTGGGCCGAACCGCCCCCCCTCGAGCTGCGCCTATCCCCCGACGCGGCCACCAACCCCCGCATTGAGGAGAGCTT
This window harbors:
- a CDS encoding terminase; amino-acid sequence: MTLDRDLTTVTPQGKLRFNLHRGQWKAWQSSKRFVLVLAGTQGGKTSFGPLWLYREIQRKGPGDYIVATPTFPLLELKLLPEFRKLFEQHLLLGRYVGSPSKKFVFSPEGFERTFGRRPGPDDAPVQVFFGHAQDPDSLESATAKAAWLDEAGQKKFRRDSWQAILRRLSIHQGRVLITTTPYYLGWLKADLHDPARQGHPDIELVNFKSVDNPNFPRAEYERARATLPRWKFDMFYNGLFTRPAGQIYDCFDPEVHVRPAFNVPEDWPRFIGLDFGGVNTAAVKLAKNPASEEYFVYAEYKAGGRTAREHAEVLLKGEPRAPHAVGGAKSEGNWRLEFAAAGLGVAAPPVADVEVGINRVYGLLKSGRLYVMDSCPDLIDEIISYSRVLDENDEPTEQIEDKETYHRADALRYIATYLARGINDWQVKGEHAG